One window of Chlamydia sp. 04-14 genomic DNA carries:
- a CDS encoding ATP-dependent Clp protease proteolytic subunit has translation MPDGEVVNKLRDVIDKKILDARRVFFSEPVTDKSAADAIKKLWYLELTNPGQPIVFVINSPGGSVDAGFAVWDQIKMMASPVTTVVTGLAASMGSVLSLCAAPGRRFATPHSRIMIHQPSIGGPITGQATDLDIHAREILKTKKRIVDVYLEATGQPREIIEKAIDRDMWMTADEAKDFGLLDGILFSFNDL, from the coding sequence ATGCCTGATGGGGAAGTAGTTAATAAGTTACGAGATGTTATAGATAAAAAAATATTAGATGCCCGTCGGGTATTCTTTTCAGAACCTGTAACAGATAAGAGCGCAGCAGATGCTATTAAAAAGCTTTGGTATTTAGAACTTACCAATCCTGGTCAGCCTATAGTATTCGTAATTAATAGTCCTGGGGGATCTGTAGATGCAGGATTTGCAGTCTGGGATCAGATAAAAATGATGGCCTCTCCAGTGACTACTGTAGTTACAGGCTTAGCTGCTTCTATGGGATCCGTATTAAGTTTATGTGCTGCTCCTGGTCGTCGTTTTGCAACTCCTCATTCGCGTATTATGATTCACCAGCCATCTATAGGAGGCCCAATTACAGGACAAGCTACAGATTTAGACATTCATGCTCGTGAAATTTTAAAAACAAAAAAGCGAATTGTTGATGTATACTTAGAGGCCACAGGACAACCTAGGGAAATCATTGAAAAGGCCATTGATAGGGACATGTGGATGACAGCAGATGAAGCCAAGGATTTTGGTTTATTAGATGGCATCCTTTTCTCATTCAACGATTTATAA
- a CDS encoding dihydrolipoamide acetyltransferase family protein, whose translation MFEFRFPKIGETGSGGFVVRWLKQVGEYVAKDEPIIEVSTDKIATELASPKAGKLIRCLVNEGDEVASGEILAIIDMESGIQEEVVLQEPSSEISCSQDSGNTTAWFSPAVLSLAHREGISIQQLQQISGTGNEGRVTRKDLESYISEMREPSCSKIADANENRIPMSPLRRAIASSLSKSSDEVPHASLIVDIDVTDLMNLISEEKDRFFATHGVKLTITSFIIQCLAKALEQFPLLNGSLDGDTIVVKKSINVGVAVNLNKEGVVVPVIRNCQDRGLVSIAKTLADLSTRSRANKLDPSETQEGSVTVTNFGMTGALIGMPIIRYPEVAILGIGTIQKRVVVRDDDSLAIRRMVYVTLTFDHRVLDGIYGSEFLTSLKNRLESVTMS comes from the coding sequence ATGTTTGAATTTCGATTTCCGAAAATAGGAGAGACTGGTTCCGGAGGGTTTGTAGTTCGTTGGCTTAAGCAAGTAGGCGAATATGTTGCAAAAGACGAACCTATAATTGAGGTGTCTACAGATAAGATAGCCACTGAATTAGCATCTCCTAAAGCAGGAAAGTTAATTCGTTGTCTTGTAAATGAAGGCGATGAAGTTGCTTCTGGAGAAATTTTAGCTATAATTGATATGGAATCAGGTATTCAAGAAGAGGTAGTTTTACAGGAGCCCTCTTCTGAGATTTCTTGCTCTCAAGATTCGGGAAATACTACAGCGTGGTTCTCTCCAGCAGTTCTTAGTTTAGCGCATCGTGAAGGTATTAGCATCCAGCAGCTCCAGCAAATTTCCGGAACAGGAAATGAAGGACGTGTGACCCGTAAAGATTTAGAAAGTTACATTTCTGAAATGCGTGAGCCTTCGTGTTCAAAAATAGCAGATGCCAATGAAAATCGCATTCCGATGTCTCCATTGCGTAGGGCTATAGCGTCTTCATTATCTAAATCTTCAGATGAGGTGCCTCATGCTTCTCTTATTGTAGATATTGATGTCACAGATCTGATGAATTTAATTTCCGAAGAGAAAGATCGATTCTTTGCAACACACGGTGTGAAATTAACAATTACGAGCTTCATCATTCAATGTTTAGCAAAGGCTTTGGAGCAATTCCCGTTACTAAACGGATCCTTAGATGGGGATACGATTGTTGTGAAGAAATCAATAAATGTGGGAGTTGCTGTTAATTTGAATAAAGAGGGTGTTGTCGTTCCGGTTATTCGTAATTGTCAAGACCGCGGTTTAGTAAGTATTGCAAAAACTCTTGCTGATTTATCGACAAGATCTCGTGCTAATAAGCTTGATCCTTCAGAAACTCAAGAGGGTAGTGTCACAGTTACTAATTTTGGTATGACCGGAGCTTTAATCGGCATGCCTATAATTCGTTATCCCGAAGTGGCTATTTTAGGAATAGGAACAATACAAAAACGTGTTGTTGTTCGTGATGACGACTCTTTAGCTATCCGAAGAATGGTATATGTCACCTTAACGTTTGACCATAGGGTGCTTGATGGTATTTACGGTAGTGAATTTTTAACCTCATTGAAAAATCGGTTAGAGTCTGTTACGATGAGCTAA
- a CDS encoding glycine hydroxymethyltransferase, whose amino-acid sequence MASLLHKFLENASGKKGQDLASTAYLAALDHLLHSFPSIGKSIIDELKSQRSRLKMIASENYASISVQLAMGNLLTDKYCEGSPFKRFYSCCENVDAIEWECVETAKELFGAESAFVQPHSGADANLLAIMAIITQKIQGPAVKRLGYKTINDLTDKEYAELKAEIGSHVCLGPSLNSGGHLTHGTVRLNVMSKLMRCLPYEVNKKTELFDYAEIARLVRTHKPTVLIAGYSSYSRRLNFSTLKQIADDCGAVLWVDMAHFAGLVAGGVFVEEENPIPFADIVTTTTHKTLRGPRGGLVLASKEYDAVINRACPLMMGGPLPHVVAAKAIALKEALTVDFKKYAHQVVDNARTLAEYFQKQGLRLLTGGTDNHMVIIDLTSLGISGRVAEDILSSVGIAVNRNTIPSDAVGKWDTSGIRLGTPALTTLGMGRDEMEEVANIIVKVLRNITLRRNADDSFSKSEGELPENIAQEARARVADLLSRFPLYPEIDLETLV is encoded by the coding sequence ATGGCATCATTGTTGCATAAATTTTTAGAAAATGCTTCGGGGAAGAAAGGTCAAGATCTGGCTTCTACCGCATATTTAGCTGCATTAGACCATCTTTTGCATTCCTTTCCTTCGATTGGAAAGAGCATCATTGATGAACTGAAGAGTCAACGTTCTCGTTTAAAGATGATTGCTTCTGAAAATTATGCTTCTATTTCAGTTCAACTTGCTATGGGGAATCTGCTTACGGATAAATATTGTGAGGGAAGCCCGTTTAAACGATTTTATTCTTGTTGTGAGAATGTCGATGCCATTGAGTGGGAATGTGTTGAAACAGCTAAAGAACTTTTTGGTGCAGAAAGTGCTTTTGTACAACCGCATTCTGGAGCAGATGCGAATTTATTAGCGATAATGGCAATCATCACTCAGAAAATCCAAGGTCCTGCTGTTAAGCGTTTAGGATACAAAACGATCAATGATCTTACAGATAAGGAATATGCTGAGTTAAAAGCTGAGATAGGTTCTCATGTATGCCTGGGTCCTTCATTGAACTCAGGAGGACATTTAACACATGGAACCGTACGTCTGAATGTGATGTCGAAATTAATGCGTTGCTTGCCTTATGAAGTTAATAAAAAGACAGAACTTTTTGATTATGCTGAAATTGCACGTTTAGTGCGGACGCATAAGCCCACAGTATTAATTGCTGGATATTCTTCCTATTCTCGTAGGTTAAATTTTTCTACTTTAAAACAAATCGCTGATGATTGTGGAGCTGTTTTATGGGTGGATATGGCGCATTTTGCAGGTCTCGTTGCTGGTGGGGTTTTTGTTGAAGAAGAAAATCCTATTCCTTTCGCTGACATTGTCACCACGACGACTCATAAAACATTACGAGGACCACGCGGGGGATTAGTCTTAGCCTCTAAAGAATATGATGCGGTAATCAATAGGGCTTGTCCTTTAATGATGGGCGGTCCTTTACCTCATGTTGTTGCTGCGAAAGCTATAGCATTAAAAGAAGCTCTGACTGTGGATTTTAAGAAATATGCTCATCAGGTTGTGGATAATGCTAGAACTTTAGCAGAATATTTTCAGAAACAGGGCTTGCGTCTACTTACAGGTGGTACTGATAACCACATGGTGATAATTGATTTGACTTCCCTGGGTATTTCTGGACGTGTAGCCGAGGATATCTTAAGTTCTGTAGGTATTGCAGTGAATCGCAATACTATACCATCGGATGCTGTAGGCAAATGGGATACTTCGGGAATACGTTTAGGAACCCCTGCTTTAACGACTCTCGGTATGGGCAGAGATGAAATGGAAGAAGTTGCGAATATTATTGTGAAAGTATTGCGAAATATTACTTTGAGACGTAATGCTGATGATAGTTTTAGTAAAAGTGAAGGAGAGCTTCCAGAAAACATTGCTCAAGAAGCAAGAGCACGAGTCGCAGACTTGTTATCGCGGTTCCCGCTTTATCCTGAAATCGATCTGGAAACTTTAGTTTAG
- the dapF gene encoding bifunctional diaminopimelate epimerase/glutamate racemase, producing MASFSHSTIYKPCLYSGAGNRFILSETCPEITTISILCKEEQVDGFLLVLPSSIADARLIIFNDDGSRPAMCGNGLRCAVAHLSLVLKKEDISIETDSGIYFGKFYSWDRVVVDMTLVDWKYRSHNLSHTISQLPKEIFSINTGVPHLVVFVDDVSCIPVDLWGSFLRYHEDFSPQGANVNFIEAIGSREFQIRTYERGLERESLACGTGATAAALVAAKRCNLSNTQIRIRTWSKILIKVSLDGDRVYLEGPVNREIVR from the coding sequence ATGGCATCCTTTTCTCATTCAACGATTTATAAACCTTGTTTATACTCTGGGGCAGGAAATCGCTTTATTCTTAGTGAAACTTGTCCTGAGATTACAACAATCTCTATTTTATGTAAGGAGGAACAAGTAGACGGATTTTTGCTTGTCCTTCCTTCGTCAATTGCTGATGCTAGGCTAATTATTTTTAATGATGATGGTTCTCGACCTGCGATGTGTGGGAACGGTCTTCGTTGTGCTGTAGCTCATCTTTCTTTAGTATTGAAAAAAGAAGACATTTCTATAGAAACTGATTCAGGAATCTATTTTGGAAAATTTTACTCTTGGGATCGTGTTGTTGTAGATATGACTCTTGTAGATTGGAAATATCGCAGCCACAATCTCTCACATACTATTTCACAGCTTCCTAAAGAAATTTTCAGTATCAATACTGGAGTACCTCATCTTGTCGTTTTTGTCGATGATGTATCTTGTATTCCTGTAGATCTTTGGGGAAGTTTTCTACGTTACCATGAGGATTTCTCACCTCAAGGAGCTAACGTAAACTTCATTGAGGCTATAGGTTCTAGAGAATTTCAGATACGTACTTATGAACGTGGATTAGAAAGAGAATCTTTAGCCTGTGGTACTGGAGCTACAGCAGCAGCTCTTGTTGCAGCTAAACGCTGCAATTTATCAAATACTCAAATCCGTATCCGGACATGGAGTAAGATTTTGATCAAAGTTTCTTTAGATGGTGATCGAGTGTATCTTGAAGGTCCCGTAAATAGAGAAATTGTTCGCTAG
- the cdsZ gene encoding zinc ribbon domain regulatory protein CdsZ translates to MHEALQSILAIQELDIKMIRLMRVKKEHQKELAKVQSLKSDIRRKVQEKELEMENLKNQIKEGENRIQEISDQINKLENQQAAVKKMDEFNALTQEMTAANKERRALEHQLSDLMDKQAGSEDLIVSLKESLTSTENSSFAIEKEICESIKNINQEGRALLQQRSELKEATDPEMFLIYERLLNNKKDRVVVPIENRVCSGCHIVLTPQHENLVRKKDRLIFCEHCSRILYWREPDTLAADSSTAKRRRRRAAV, encoded by the coding sequence ATGCATGAAGCCCTCCAGAGCATTTTAGCCATTCAAGAGCTCGATATTAAAATGATTCGCTTGATGCGAGTCAAGAAAGAGCATCAGAAAGAGCTCGCTAAAGTCCAATCTCTTAAATCTGACATTCGTCGTAAAGTTCAGGAAAAAGAATTGGAGATGGAAAACTTAAAGAATCAGATTAAAGAAGGTGAGAATCGGATTCAAGAGATTTCTGATCAAATTAACAAATTAGAAAATCAACAAGCAGCTGTGAAGAAGATGGATGAGTTTAATGCGCTCACTCAAGAAATGACAGCAGCGAACAAAGAGCGTCGTGCACTAGAACATCAACTCAGTGATCTTATGGATAAGCAAGCAGGAAGTGAAGATCTGATTGTTTCCCTAAAAGAAAGTCTAACATCTACAGAAAATAGTAGCTTCGCTATTGAAAAAGAAATCTGTGAAAGCATTAAGAATATTAATCAAGAAGGTAGAGCCTTATTACAGCAACGTAGTGAATTAAAAGAGGCTACGGATCCTGAAATGTTTCTTATTTACGAACGTTTATTGAATAATAAAAAAGATCGCGTTGTTGTTCCCATAGAAAATCGTGTTTGTAGTGGATGTCACATAGTTTTAACTCCCCAGCATGAGAATTTGGTCCGCAAAAAAGATCGACTGATTTTCTGTGAACATTGTTCTAGAATTTTATATTGGCGAGAACCAGACACTCTCGCTGCTGATAGCTCTACAGCAAAACGTCGTCGAAGACGCGCCGCTGTATAA
- a CDS encoding uroporphyrinogen-III synthase, whose amino-acid sequence MTIYLGLNQQTAKKYCARFSPILKIVPFAKSLPQLRFAFRYLGKTSHILLTSPSSTSLFISRMSRKVSKRTLENKHYLCLGKISAHRLTSLLPKARYSLATIETGEGVLPMISSLPKDARILYPHSALSRSVIKDFLEKENRCFFAYPHYRIQELRLKSKIFDQCNRVILTSPSGVRAYAKLFPNLPNKTHICQGPITLKEFQKIYNHPGELLHEESSVES is encoded by the coding sequence ATGACCATATATCTAGGATTAAATCAACAAACAGCAAAAAAATATTGTGCTCGTTTTTCTCCAATCCTGAAGATCGTGCCATTCGCAAAAAGTCTACCTCAATTACGCTTTGCTTTTCGCTACCTGGGAAAAACCTCTCACATTTTACTTACCAGTCCCTCTTCAACATCTCTATTTATTTCTAGAATGAGCAGAAAAGTATCTAAAAGAACTTTAGAAAATAAGCATTACCTGTGTTTAGGGAAGATCTCAGCACATCGTCTTACAAGCCTTCTTCCAAAAGCACGGTATTCCCTAGCCACTATTGAAACAGGAGAGGGGGTCCTCCCTATGATCTCCTCATTACCCAAAGATGCGCGTATTCTTTATCCCCACTCTGCTCTATCTCGATCTGTTATCAAAGATTTCTTAGAAAAAGAAAATAGGTGTTTTTTTGCTTATCCTCACTATAGGATTCAAGAACTTCGATTAAAATCAAAAATATTTGATCAGTGTAATCGAGTAATTCTAACCAGTCCTTCGGGAGTTAGAGCTTATGCAAAACTCTTCCCTAATCTCCCAAATAAAACACACATTTGCCAAGGTCCTATCACATTAAAAGAATTTCAAAAAATTTATAATCATCCCGGAGAACTTCTTCATGAGGAGAGCTCTGTGGAAAGCTAA
- a CDS encoding class I SAM-dependent methyltransferase has product MDYKLLDSGDGKKLESFGPITLIRPSCTAIWPKSSPFLWKKAHAEYQRSGEDGHWHCRSSVPQEWRIILNTVDCTLKLTSFGHIGMFPEHSGFWPGLKQSIEKHSECRVLNLFAYTGSTSIFAAKCGAKVCHVDASKSAVKWAQKNVENNAFPKKKIFWIIEDVFSFLQKEIRRGKKYEVILLDPPTYGRGPDGEVFKIDRDFFPLLLLCSKLLSDSSSYILITSHTPGHTPAFLYSLATRALSLDKQYWSSGESFCGDGDQALPSGVFAKWSS; this is encoded by the coding sequence ATGGATTACAAATTACTGGATAGTGGTGATGGGAAAAAGTTAGAAAGCTTCGGACCAATAACTCTTATCCGTCCCTCTTGCACGGCAATCTGGCCTAAGAGTTCGCCATTTCTATGGAAAAAGGCGCATGCTGAATATCAAAGATCGGGTGAAGATGGGCATTGGCATTGCAGATCTTCTGTTCCTCAAGAATGGCGGATCATTCTCAATACCGTTGATTGTACATTAAAACTCACTTCTTTCGGTCACATAGGTATGTTTCCTGAACATAGTGGTTTTTGGCCCGGATTGAAACAAAGCATAGAAAAACATTCTGAATGCCGTGTGTTAAATTTATTTGCTTACACAGGTTCTACGTCAATCTTTGCTGCAAAATGTGGAGCAAAAGTATGTCACGTTGACGCGTCGAAATCTGCGGTAAAATGGGCACAAAAGAATGTTGAAAATAACGCATTTCCTAAGAAGAAGATCTTTTGGATTATTGAAGATGTATTTTCTTTTCTGCAGAAAGAAATACGGAGAGGAAAGAAATACGAGGTAATTTTATTAGATCCTCCTACTTACGGCCGGGGACCTGATGGTGAGGTCTTTAAAATAGACAGGGATTTCTTTCCATTATTACTTTTATGTTCTAAATTACTTTCCGATTCTTCTTCTTATATTTTGATTACCTCACATACACCGGGCCATACACCTGCTTTTTTATATAGTTTAGCTACGAGAGCTTTATCTTTAGATAAACAGTATTGGTCTTCTGGAGAAAGTTTTTGTGGTGATGGAGATCAAGCCTTACCTTCTGGAGTATTTGCTAAATGGAGTTCATAG
- a CDS encoding dicarboxylate/amino acid:cation symporter, with protein MKLWMKIFIGLFVGVTLGLILEDKAIFFKPIGDIFLNLLSMVVYPLVFCSMVLGIASISDMKKLGRIGMKSVGLYLGTTCIAIVIGLCFAQFFSPGEGCDLSQNVIETTVVAPEKNSAYFLSLISQIFPSNPVRSFVEGNILQIIVFAIFLGIAMRLSGEQGRPVAKFIEGFSEIMLRMINMIMAFAPYGVGASMAWISGSHGLVILWQLGKFILAYYLACLFHAVIVFGGIIRMGCKMSFSKFLSAMMDAISCAISTSSSSATLPVTMRCVSKNLGVSSEVSGFVLPLGATVNMNGTAIFQGMAAVFIAQAYNCPLPFSSLLLIVIAATFSAVGSAGVPGGGMITLGSVLASVGLPIQGIAVLAGIDRLRDIIGTPMNILGDAVVAVYVASGEGELSTPIKDKVALEDESRETV; from the coding sequence ATGAAGCTATGGATGAAAATCTTTATAGGATTATTTGTCGGGGTTACCCTAGGTTTAATTTTAGAAGACAAGGCGATCTTTTTTAAACCAATAGGAGACATTTTTTTAAATCTATTAAGCATGGTTGTCTACCCTTTGGTATTTTGTTCAATGGTTCTAGGTATTGCTTCTATCAGTGATATGAAGAAATTAGGCCGAATAGGAATGAAGAGTGTGGGTCTATATTTAGGTACTACATGCATAGCCATTGTTATAGGCTTATGCTTCGCCCAATTTTTTAGCCCTGGAGAGGGTTGTGACTTATCCCAAAATGTTATCGAAACAACTGTAGTTGCTCCTGAAAAAAATAGTGCCTATTTCTTGTCTTTGATTTCTCAAATTTTTCCTTCAAATCCAGTTCGATCTTTCGTTGAAGGAAATATCTTGCAAATCATAGTCTTCGCTATTTTCTTAGGAATAGCTATGCGTCTTTCTGGAGAACAGGGACGACCCGTTGCGAAGTTTATAGAGGGTTTTTCTGAGATCATGTTGCGCATGATCAATATGATCATGGCTTTTGCACCTTATGGTGTAGGAGCAAGTATGGCGTGGATTTCTGGTAGCCACGGTTTAGTTATTCTCTGGCAGTTAGGGAAATTTATTCTTGCTTATTACCTCGCGTGCTTATTTCATGCTGTGATTGTTTTTGGCGGTATTATCCGCATGGGCTGTAAGATGTCCTTCTCTAAATTTCTTTCTGCAATGATGGATGCGATATCCTGCGCGATATCCACCTCGAGTAGTTCGGCAACATTACCTGTAACAATGCGTTGCGTATCTAAAAATCTTGGAGTTTCCTCGGAAGTTTCTGGTTTTGTTTTGCCTCTAGGTGCTACTGTCAATATGAACGGCACTGCTATATTTCAAGGTATGGCTGCAGTGTTTATTGCTCAGGCTTATAACTGTCCTTTACCTTTCAGTAGTTTACTACTGATTGTTATTGCAGCAACTTTCTCTGCTGTAGGTAGTGCAGGTGTTCCTGGAGGAGGAATGATTACTTTAGGATCCGTATTAGCCTCTGTAGGCTTGCCTATTCAAGGAATCGCTGTTTTGGCAGGAATTGATAGATTGCGAGACATTATAGGAACTCCTATGAATATCCTTGGGGATGCTGTAGTAGCTGTTTACGTGGCTTCTGGAGAAGGAGAGCTATCAACACCAATAAAGGACAAGGTAGCTTTAGAAGACGAAAGTAGAGAGACAGTGTAG
- a CDS encoding KpsF/GutQ family sugar-phosphate isomerase, which yields MGSPTTAIDLCQDIVTKQKESLERFFATFQCEGTWLLAEKILNHQGSIFFSGVGKSGCIARKIAATLQSFGERALFLSSGDLLHGDLGIIRSGDIVCLFSKSGETRELLEWIPYFKERGVFIAGITSAAYSSLAILCDHVIILPMIEELDPFNLVPTTSTTCQLLFGDLLAITLLRSRGISLADYGKNHPGGQIGLKVVGKIRDYMFPKTEVPFCSPENTIGDSLDIFSSYGCGCVCIVNEKFEMLGIFTDGDLRRSLSRHGGDILSQQLKDVMTPNPRVINEDADVLLGLQMMETGSPITILPVVDAKDQRYVVGLLQMHTLAKAGLI from the coding sequence ATGGGTTCTCCCACAACAGCTATTGATCTATGCCAAGATATTGTCACTAAGCAAAAGGAATCTTTAGAACGCTTTTTTGCTACTTTCCAATGTGAGGGAACTTGGTTATTAGCTGAGAAAATATTGAATCACCAAGGTTCTATATTTTTTTCTGGTGTAGGGAAAAGCGGTTGTATCGCAAGGAAGATAGCTGCTACTTTACAGTCCTTCGGAGAACGTGCTCTTTTTCTTTCTTCAGGAGATCTTCTTCACGGGGATCTTGGTATTATTCGCTCTGGAGATATTGTTTGTCTTTTTTCTAAAAGTGGGGAAACTCGGGAGCTTTTAGAATGGATCCCCTATTTCAAGGAACGAGGTGTATTCATTGCGGGTATTACTTCTGCCGCTTATTCCAGTTTAGCAATTCTTTGTGATCATGTGATTATCTTACCCATGATAGAAGAATTAGATCCTTTTAATCTTGTTCCTACAACATCAACAACATGCCAGTTATTATTCGGAGATCTTCTTGCTATTACACTACTGCGTAGTCGGGGAATATCTCTAGCAGATTATGGGAAGAATCATCCTGGTGGGCAAATTGGTTTGAAGGTTGTTGGGAAAATCCGTGATTATATGTTCCCAAAGACAGAAGTTCCTTTTTGTTCTCCAGAAAATACAATTGGAGATTCTTTAGATATTTTTTCTTCTTATGGTTGTGGTTGTGTTTGCATAGTGAATGAAAAATTCGAAATGCTAGGAATATTCACGGATGGAGATTTACGTAGATCGTTATCTCGTCATGGAGGGGATATCTTATCACAGCAGCTTAAAGATGTCATGACTCCAAATCCTAGAGTAATCAATGAGGATGCTGATGTTCTTCTTGGTTTGCAAATGATGGAAACTGGAAGTCCTATAACTATCTTACCTGTTGTAGATGCTAAAGATCAACGCTATGTTGTGGGATTGCTTCAGATGCATACACTGGCAAAAGCAGGACTTATTTAA
- a CDS encoding RNA methyltransferase, which yields MEFIGKNNPKVKEAIALKQRRSRKGSLFLLEGFREIQKALTSGYECERIFCGTNISEKEQSFLNQIQKTPLEKIYCLEETLSKLSYKEHHDNFIAVMKKRWWSREEFLNQKKNSLPFYLIVEQIEKPGNVGALLRIADGVGADGVILCDPIIDLYNPNVIRSSLGTVFTLPIWSATLDEILQTIEEKKWYVFVTSPGANSMYFCENYNQPLALVFGSEKDGLTSSWFKGNFSKISLPMLGQVDSLNLSTAVSAVAYEVIRQRWLS from the coding sequence ATGGAGTTCATAGGGAAAAATAATCCTAAGGTGAAAGAGGCGATAGCATTAAAACAACGACGCTCTCGCAAGGGTTCTCTGTTTCTTTTGGAAGGATTTCGAGAAATTCAAAAGGCTCTGACTTCAGGATACGAATGCGAACGGATTTTCTGTGGAACTAATATTTCGGAAAAAGAGCAGTCTTTTTTAAATCAAATTCAAAAAACACCTTTGGAAAAGATTTATTGTTTAGAGGAAACTCTTTCAAAACTTTCTTATAAAGAACATCACGATAATTTTATTGCTGTGATGAAAAAACGTTGGTGGTCTCGAGAAGAATTTCTAAATCAGAAAAAAAATTCACTACCTTTTTATTTAATCGTAGAACAGATTGAAAAACCTGGTAATGTTGGTGCCCTACTTAGGATAGCTGATGGAGTAGGTGCTGACGGAGTGATTTTATGTGATCCCATAATTGATCTTTATAACCCTAATGTTATCCGTTCTTCACTAGGAACAGTATTTACTCTTCCTATCTGGTCCGCTACCTTGGATGAGATATTACAAACCATCGAAGAGAAAAAATGGTATGTTTTTGTGACCTCTCCTGGGGCAAATTCAATGTACTTTTGTGAAAATTATAATCAGCCATTAGCTCTAGTTTTTGGTTCAGAAAAAGATGGTCTAACTTCTTCTTGGTTTAAAGGGAATTTTTCAAAAATATCTCTTCCTATGCTTGGACAAGTAGATTCTTTAAATTTGTCCACAGCCGTATCTGCTGTTGCTTATGAAGTAATTCGACAACGCTGGTTGTCCTAG
- the lpxK gene encoding tetraacyldisaccharide 4'-kinase, translated as MKTRFPSPFFIFYRRLTVAISFGRILGWGCFGRILSWIFAHTASFRRKLFCSAPYRVSSTVISVGNIVLGGSGKTPAVLWLAENLKARGYSCAVLSRGYKGKGSRQRKLIIVDPKMHDAAYVGDEPLLIAGKLPEGSVFVHKDRRVSAKNAARNFDILILDDGFQNNKLHKDVEIVVVNGQDPLGGERFFPRGRLRDSPNRLKEADFIIVNGFCCSENQKLLNTWCVSPKIFVEPRISQVLWEPSGEKLPSGGLSGLAAGVFCGLGFPQGFLDMLKHAGVKILGTYLLPDHAGITKKELHYFSSKIAMRQGRGILCTEKDSVKLGNLIHEQGILPIGKVQMHFNFSDHEGSTASLLDRIDQIHNGKR; from the coding sequence ATGAAAACACGCTTTCCTTCGCCCTTTTTTATTTTTTATCGCCGCTTAACCGTAGCAATTAGTTTTGGGAGAATTCTGGGTTGGGGGTGTTTTGGGAGAATCCTGTCTTGGATATTTGCCCATACTGCAAGCTTTCGACGAAAGCTATTTTGTTCAGCACCCTACCGTGTGTCTTCTACTGTAATCAGTGTGGGAAATATTGTCCTCGGAGGTTCGGGTAAGACTCCCGCAGTATTGTGGTTGGCTGAAAATCTAAAAGCACGAGGATATTCTTGTGCCGTTCTTTCTCGCGGATATAAAGGAAAAGGTAGTCGTCAGAGAAAGCTCATTATAGTCGATCCTAAGATGCATGATGCTGCTTATGTAGGAGATGAACCCTTGCTTATTGCAGGAAAACTCCCAGAGGGTTCTGTTTTTGTGCATAAGGATCGGAGAGTTTCGGCTAAAAATGCCGCTAGGAATTTTGATATTTTGATTTTGGACGATGGTTTTCAGAATAACAAACTACACAAGGACGTGGAAATTGTCGTAGTTAACGGTCAGGACCCTCTAGGAGGAGAAAGATTTTTCCCCCGGGGTCGCCTTCGAGATTCTCCTAATAGATTGAAGGAGGCCGATTTTATAATAGTTAATGGTTTTTGTTGTTCAGAGAATCAAAAACTTTTAAACACCTGGTGTGTGTCGCCAAAAATTTTTGTTGAACCTCGAATTTCTCAGGTGCTTTGGGAACCAAGTGGGGAGAAACTTCCTTCGGGCGGTCTTTCTGGACTAGCTGCCGGCGTTTTCTGCGGTCTAGGATTTCCACAGGGATTTCTTGATATGTTGAAACATGCCGGAGTGAAAATATTAGGAACATATTTATTACCTGACCACGCGGGAATAACGAAGAAAGAATTGCACTACTTCAGCTCAAAAATAGCTATGCGTCAAGGGCGGGGAATATTGTGCACAGAAAAGGATAGTGTAAAGCTCGGAAATTTAATTCATGAGCAAGGGATTCTTCCGATTGGTAAAGTGCAAATGCATTTTAATTTTTCAGATCACGAAGGTTCTACAGCTTCCTTATTGGATAGAATAGATCAAATACATAATGGTAAGAGGTAA